One genomic region from Accipiter gentilis chromosome Z, bAccGen1.1, whole genome shotgun sequence encodes:
- the LOC126036008 gene encoding uncharacterized protein LOC126036008, producing MMSGSLLRGLRLLPARPARLPLLDSGGLQRRPQVAYSTTEESAARPVGRYPVPNKKDMPYDIVELMEEVEMKTGFLPNVFKAMSHRPAEFRAFFAYYNAIMNKDTGRLSKADKELIIVATSAVNRCPYCVVAHGALHRIYSKQPALADQVIVNWKLADLSDRDLAMLEFALAVCRADNITEEHFQKLERHGFDREDAWDIGMISAFFAMSNRIAHYINLRPNKEFYTMGRTPGGEKEEEA from the exons cGTCTGCCTCTCCTAGACTCAGGGGGACTCCAGAGGCGGCCCCAGGTGGCATACAGCACCACGGAGGAGAGCGCTGCAAGGCCTGTTGGACGGTACCCAGTACCCAATAAGAAGGACATGCCGTATGACATTGTGGAGCTCATGGAGGAAGTAGAAATGAAG ACTGGATTTCTGCCCAATGTGTTCAAAGCCATGTCTCACCGACCTGCTGAATTCAGAGCTTTTTTTGCTTATTACAATGCCATTATGAACAAAGACACAG GGCGACTCAGCAAGGCAGACAAAGAACTCATTATTGTGGCTACGAGTGCTGTGAATAGATGTCCCTACTGTGTGGTTGCACATGGAGCACTTCATCGGATATATTCCAAGCAGCCGGCGCTGGCTGACCAG GTCATTGTGAACTGGAAACTGGCTGACCTGAGCGACCGGGACCTGGCAATGCTGGAATTTGCTCTTGCAGTCTGTCGAGCTGACAACATCactgaagagcatttccagaAACTGGAGAGGCATGGTTTTGACCGTGAAGACGCCTGGGACATAGGCATGATTTCTGCTTTTTTCGCCATGTCTAATCGCATAGCTCATTATATTAACCTGCGCCCAAACAAGGAATTCTACACGATGGGCAGGACGCCGggtggagagaaggaggaggaagcttGA